A stretch of the Rosa rugosa chromosome 5, drRosRugo1.1, whole genome shotgun sequence genome encodes the following:
- the LOC133708336 gene encoding bZIP transcription factor 17, with translation MEDSVVAEPPILPPDLTRNATNSGEDFESLPIPPLDPQFFSSDTGMPSDSFMSDLGFGFGSDDNCDYELTFDDLDNLYLPSEADDFLIPDGFDPTAQPSGDSTLLLDSESPESGISKGSSDGVVSGFLNYPSSESGGHDQEFSENSVGPLSSQGSGIPEAGNSPTHSGNSDRDVSSNVTTADEKVKIEEEMTRNGFVAKRKKESGGEEGNVESRSSKYRRSESGLNDEDEKRKARLMRNRESAQLSRQRKKHYVEELEDKVRAMHTTIADLNTKISYIMAENATLKQQLSSGSGMCPPPQLPPPGMYPMPPMGYPWMPYSPYVVKPQGSQVPLVPIPRLKTQQPVPAPKPKKKSESKTKKVASISFLGLLFFLLLFGGLVPMVNVGFGGSNYVRDRFYDQQRAKVLTVEGHLNGSEGNIPLGVSGGKFDVSNKIHERQKEQGLPGVGNASEPLVASLYVPRNDKLVKIDGNLIIHSVLASEKAKTHIKSREARVEGAKDLVSALAIPEAGVNRGRRAPLYRTPAGQRKALTAGSADGKLQQWFREGLAGPLLSSGMCTEVFQFDVSAATHSGGIIPASSVANVSEHGSNSARLNRGGNRRILGGRAIPLAGSNHNVTDEERAIRNNQSSNNFQGSNSSMVVSVLVDPREAGDIDVDGMIKPKSLSRVFVVLLLDSVKYVTYSCVLPRSAPHLVTT, from the coding sequence ATGGAAGACTCAGTCGTCGCCGAACCGCCGATACTCCCTCCAGATCTGACCCGTAACGCTACCAATTCCGGCGAGGACTTCGAGTCCCTTCCGATCCCTCCTCTCGATCCTCAATTCTTCTCATCTGACACCGGAATGCCCTCCGATTCCTTCATGTCGGATCTCGGGTTCGGGTTCGGCTCCGACGACAATTGCGATTACGAGCTCACCTTTGATGATTTGGACAATCTCTACCTCCCGTCGGAGGCCGACGACTTCCTCATCCCCGACGGGTTTGATCCAACGGCTCAGCCGAGCGGTGATTCCACTCTTCTGTTGGATTCGGAGTCTCCGGAGTCCGGAATTTCCAAGGGCTCCTCGGATGGCGTGGTCTCCGGTTTCCTGAATTATCCGTCGTCGGAGTCCGGTGGCCACGATCAGGAGTTTTCGGAGAATTCCGTCGGGCCGTTGTCGTCTCAGGGCTCCGGGATTCCCGAGGCGGGCAATTCTCCTACTCATTCCGGCAACTCCGATCGCGACGTGTCGTCGAACGTCACTACTGCCGATGAGAAGGTGAAGATAGAGGAGGAGATGACCAGAAACGGCTTCGTtgcgaagaggaagaaagagagCGGCGGCGAAGAAGGGAACGTGGAGTCGAGAAGCTCCAAGTATCGGAGGTCGGAGAGTGGCTTGAACGATGAAGATGAGAAGAGGAAGGCCAGATTGATGAGGAACAGAGAGAGTGCTCAGCTTTCGAGGCAGAGGAAGAAGCATTATGTGGAAGAGCTTGAAGATAAGGTAAGGGCTATGCATACAACTATAGCTGATTTGAATACTAAGATTTCATATATTATGGCCGAGAATGCTACTCTGAAGCAGCAATTGAGCAGTGGTAGTGGCATGTGCCCACCGCCGCAGCTGCCGCCTCCGGGGATGTACCCAATGCCACCCATGGGTTATCCATGGATGCCATACTCGCCTTATGTTGTGAAACCGCAAGGTTCTCAGGTCCCTTTGGTTCCCATACCTAGGCTTAAAACCCAGCAGCCTGTGCCTGCGCCAAAGCCGAAGAAGAAGTCGGAGAGTAAGACCAAGAAGGTTGCTAGCATTAGTTTCCTGGGTCTGCTGTTTTTCCTGTTGCTTTTTGGTGGACTTGTTCCCATGGTGAATGTTGGTTTTGGTGGGTCGAATTATGTTAGAGATAGGTTTTACGATCAGCAGAGGGCGAAGGTTTTGACGGTTGAGGGTCATTTGAATGGATCAGAGGGAAATATACCTTTAGGAGTATCTGGTGGGAAATTTGATGTCTCTAACAAAATTCATGAGAGGCAGAAAGAACAGGGGCTACCTGGCGTGGGTAATgctagtgagcctcttgttgcCTCTTTGTATGTTCCGAGAAATGATAAACTTGTTAAGATTGATGGGAACTTGATTATTCATTCAGTCCTGGCCAGTGAGAAAGCTAAAACTCATATTAAGAGTAGGGAGGCCAGAGTGGAAGGAGCTAAAGATTTGGTTTCAGCATTGGCTATACCTGAAGCTGGAGTGAACAGAGGGAGACGTGCTCCTTTATACAGAACTCCTGCTGGACAACGGAAGGCTCTTACAGCTGGTTCTGCTGATGGTAAACTGCAGCAGTGGTTTCGTGAAGGTCTTGCTGGACCGTTGTTGAGTTCAGGCATGTGCACTGAAGTGTTCCAGTTTGATGTATCAGCTGCTACTCATTCAGGAGGTATAATTCCTGCCTCGTCAGTTGCCAATGTTTCTGAACACGGTTCAAATTCTGCAAGGCTTAACAGGGGAGGAAACAGAAGGATCCTTGGTGGTCGCGCAATTCCCCTTGCTGGATCCAATCATAATGTTACTGATGAAGAACGCGCCATAAGAAACAATCAGTCGAGCAACAACTTTCAAGGCAGTAATTCTTCCATGGTCGTTTCTGTTCTGGTTGATCCTAGAGAGGCAGGTGACATTGACGTTGATGGCATGATCAAACCCAAGTCACTTTCTCGGGTTTTCGTTGTTCTGCTTCTAGACAGTGTGAAGTATGTCACTTACTCATGCGTGCTTCCTCGCTCTGCTCCTCACTTAGTGACTACTTAA
- the LOC133710361 gene encoding protein DETOXIFICATION 12-like isoform X2 gives MEESLLTLPKEVKDPRKFSSTSLTWAYFFEEVKRQCYIAGPMVAVILSQNLLRVVSMMMVGHLGELALSSTSIAISLSGVTGFSLFIGMASALETICGQAYGAKQYQKLGLQTYTAIVSLNLICLPLSLLWIYMEDLLIFMGQDPLISREAGKFTIWLIPALFAYATLQPLTRYFQTQSLMTPMLLSSCATLVFHIPLCWVLVFKSGLDVLGGALAISVSYWLNVILLGLYMKFSSACSQTRAPVSKEVFHGMREFFYLAIPSSVMICLQTISTLYAIPYGFGAAASTRVANELGAGNSECARIAAHVALFLAVTETSIETTTLFAFRRSFGYTFTNEKQVVDYVTSMAPLVCLSLVLDSLQGVLTGIARGCGWQHIGAYINLGAFYLCGIPVAAILAFWLELRGRGLWIGIQVGSLVQTITLSFVTSSTNWEMQASKAREMVFQGGSSEDIG, from the exons ATGGAAGAGAGCTTGTTAACATTaccaaaagaagtaaaagatcCAAGAAAATTTAGTAGTACTAGTTTGACATGGGCTTATTTCTTTGAAGAAGTGAAGAGGCAATGTTACATAGCAGGACCTATGGTTGCCGTGATTCTATCCCAGAACTTGTTGCGTGTGGTTTCGATGATGATGGTTGGTCACTTGGGTGAGCTTGCTCTCTCTAGCACCTCCATTGCCATTTCCCTCTCTGGAGTCACCGGCTTTAGTCTTTTT ATAGGAATGGCCAGTGCACTGGAAACAATATGTGGGCAAGCGTATGGAGCTAAGCAGTATCAGAAACTTGGACTCCAAACTTACACTGCTATAGTTTCTCTCAACTTAATTTGTCTCCCTTTATCTTTGTTATGGATATATATGGAGGACCTGCTGATTTTCATGGGTCAAGATCCTCTCATTTCTCGCGAAGCTGGAAAATTCACAATTTGGCTCATTCCCGCTCTATTTGCTTATGCAACTCTTCAACCACTCACCAGATACTTTCAGACACAAAGTTTGATGACTCCTATGCTCCTAAGCTCTTGCGCTACCCTTGTGTTCCATATTCCTCTTTGTTGGGTTCTAGTATTCAAGTCTGGACTGGATGTCCTTGGAGGGGCATTAGCAATAAGTGTCTCATATTGGTTGAATGTGATTTTACTTGGATTGTACATGAAGTTTTCTTCTGCTTGTTCACAAACCAGAGCTCCAGTTTCTAAGGAAGTATTCCATGGAATGAGAGAGTTCTTTTACCTTGCCATCCCTTCTTCAGTAATGATATG TCTCCAGACCATTTCAACACTCTATGCAATACCTTATGGGTTTGGTGCTGCAGCGAG TACTAGAGTTGCAAATGAACTGGGAGCTGGTAACTCAGAATGTGCTCGTATAGCTGCGCATGTTGCATTGTTTCTTGCAGTCACAGAGACAAGCATAGAAACAACAACCCTCTTTGCCTTCCGGCGTTCTTTTGGTTACACATTTACCAATGAGAAACAAGTAGTCGATTACGTCACATCAATGGCGCCTCTAGTGTGTCTGTCTCTTGTACTAGACAGCTTGCAAGGGGTCCTTACAG GTATTGCTAGAGGATGTGGGTGGCAGCATATAGGGGCTTACATAAATCTTGGAGCATTTTATCTTTGTGGAATTCCAGTTGCTGCTATATTGGCTTTCTGGTTAGAGCTGAGAGGAAGAGGCCTTTGGATTGGAATACAAGTTGGTTCTTTGGTGCAGACCATAACGCTTTCTTTTGTAACTAGTAGTACAAATTGGGAAATGCAG GCAAGTAAGGCAAGGGAGATGGTATTCCAGGGAGGCTCATCAGAAGATATTGGATAG
- the LOC133710361 gene encoding protein DETOXIFICATION 12-like isoform X1, with amino-acid sequence MEESLLTLPKEVKDPRKFSSTSLTWAYFFEEVKRQCYIAGPMVAVILSQNLLRVVSMMMVGHLGELALSSTSIAISLSGVTGFSLFIGMASALETICGQAYGAKQYQKLGLQTYTAIVSLNLICLPLSLLWIYMEDLLIFMGQDPLISREAGKFTIWLIPALFAYATLQPLTRYFQTQSLMTPMLLSSCATLVFHIPLCWVLVFKSGLDVLGGALAISVSYWLNVILLGLYMKFSSACSQTRAPVSKEVFHGMREFFYLAIPSSVMICIEWWSFELLILLSGLLPNPALETSVLSVCLQTISTLYAIPYGFGAAASTRVANELGAGNSECARIAAHVALFLAVTETSIETTTLFAFRRSFGYTFTNEKQVVDYVTSMAPLVCLSLVLDSLQGVLTGIARGCGWQHIGAYINLGAFYLCGIPVAAILAFWLELRGRGLWIGIQVGSLVQTITLSFVTSSTNWEMQASKAREMVFQGGSSEDIG; translated from the exons ATGGAAGAGAGCTTGTTAACATTaccaaaagaagtaaaagatcCAAGAAAATTTAGTAGTACTAGTTTGACATGGGCTTATTTCTTTGAAGAAGTGAAGAGGCAATGTTACATAGCAGGACCTATGGTTGCCGTGATTCTATCCCAGAACTTGTTGCGTGTGGTTTCGATGATGATGGTTGGTCACTTGGGTGAGCTTGCTCTCTCTAGCACCTCCATTGCCATTTCCCTCTCTGGAGTCACCGGCTTTAGTCTTTTT ATAGGAATGGCCAGTGCACTGGAAACAATATGTGGGCAAGCGTATGGAGCTAAGCAGTATCAGAAACTTGGACTCCAAACTTACACTGCTATAGTTTCTCTCAACTTAATTTGTCTCCCTTTATCTTTGTTATGGATATATATGGAGGACCTGCTGATTTTCATGGGTCAAGATCCTCTCATTTCTCGCGAAGCTGGAAAATTCACAATTTGGCTCATTCCCGCTCTATTTGCTTATGCAACTCTTCAACCACTCACCAGATACTTTCAGACACAAAGTTTGATGACTCCTATGCTCCTAAGCTCTTGCGCTACCCTTGTGTTCCATATTCCTCTTTGTTGGGTTCTAGTATTCAAGTCTGGACTGGATGTCCTTGGAGGGGCATTAGCAATAAGTGTCTCATATTGGTTGAATGTGATTTTACTTGGATTGTACATGAAGTTTTCTTCTGCTTGTTCACAAACCAGAGCTCCAGTTTCTAAGGAAGTATTCCATGGAATGAGAGAGTTCTTTTACCTTGCCATCCCTTCTTCAGTAATGATATG CATTGAGTGGTGGTCATTTGAGCTGCTTATTTTGCTTTCTGGGCTTCTACCAAATCCAGCTCTTGAAACTTCGGTTTTGTCTGTGTG TCTCCAGACCATTTCAACACTCTATGCAATACCTTATGGGTTTGGTGCTGCAGCGAG TACTAGAGTTGCAAATGAACTGGGAGCTGGTAACTCAGAATGTGCTCGTATAGCTGCGCATGTTGCATTGTTTCTTGCAGTCACAGAGACAAGCATAGAAACAACAACCCTCTTTGCCTTCCGGCGTTCTTTTGGTTACACATTTACCAATGAGAAACAAGTAGTCGATTACGTCACATCAATGGCGCCTCTAGTGTGTCTGTCTCTTGTACTAGACAGCTTGCAAGGGGTCCTTACAG GTATTGCTAGAGGATGTGGGTGGCAGCATATAGGGGCTTACATAAATCTTGGAGCATTTTATCTTTGTGGAATTCCAGTTGCTGCTATATTGGCTTTCTGGTTAGAGCTGAGAGGAAGAGGCCTTTGGATTGGAATACAAGTTGGTTCTTTGGTGCAGACCATAACGCTTTCTTTTGTAACTAGTAGTACAAATTGGGAAATGCAG GCAAGTAAGGCAAGGGAGATGGTATTCCAGGGAGGCTCATCAGAAGATATTGGATAG
- the LOC133708337 gene encoding protein DETOXIFICATION 12-like translates to MEESLLFPRGKDQAEQRKESWGMFFEEVKRLGCLAGPMVAVLLSQYMVQVVSMMMVGHLGELALSSTALAISFSGVTGFSVLLGMASALETLCGQAYGAEQYQKLGLQTYTAIFSLTLVCLPLSLIWIYMADILMFMGQDPVISHEAGKFTIWLLPALFSYATLQPLNRYFQTQSLITPMLVSSLATILFHIPLCWALVFKSGLDSLGGALAMSISYWFNAIVLGLFMKFSSACSKTRVSISMELFHGMREFFCFAIPSAVMICLEWWSFELLILLSGLLPNPALETSVLSVCLQTIATLYSIPYGFGAAASTRVSNELGAGNPKGARMATCAAMFLALIETTIITTTLFACRNLFGYSFSNERDVVDYVTTMAPLVCLSVILDSFQGVLSGIARGCGWQHIGAYVNLGAFYLCGIPVAATLAFWVQLRGRGLWIGIQVGAFVQTTLLAVVTTCTNWEKQASKARERIFEASYVEANGLLH, encoded by the exons ATGGAGGAGAGTTTGTTATTCCCAAGAGGCAAAGATCAAGCAGAGCAAAGAAAAGAGTCATGGGGTATGTTTTTCGAAGAAGTCAAGAGGTTGGGTTGCTTAGCCGGACCTATGGTTGCTGTCTTGCTATCCCAGTACATGGTGCAGGTTGTTTCGATGATGATGGTTGGTCACCTTGGTGAGCTTGCTCTCTCCAGCACTGCCTTGGCCATATCCTTTTCCGGGGTCACCGGTTTTAGTGTTCTT CTAGGAATGGCCAGTGCACTTGAAACTTTATGTGGGCAAGCGTATGGAGCTGAGCAATATCAGAAACTTGGACTTCAAACTTACACCGCCATATTTTCTCTCACCTTAGTTTGTCTTCCTTTGTCTTTGATATGGATATATATGGCGGATATACTGATGTTCATGGGCCAAGACCCTGTAATTTCACATGAAGCTGGCAAATTCACAATCTGGCTTCTTCCTGCTTTGTTTTCTTATGCAACTCTCCAACCACTCAATAGATACTTTCAGACTCAAAGTCTAATAACTCCTATGCTCGTGAGCTCTTTGGCGACTATTTTGTTCCATATTCCTCTCTGTTGGGCTCTAGTATTCAAGTCTGGACTGGATAGCCTTGGAGGGGCATTAGCAATGAGTATTTCCTACTGGTTCAATGCGATTGTACTTGGATTGTTCATGAAGTTTTCTTCCGCCTGTTCGAAAACCAGAGTTTCAATTTCTATGGAGCTATTCCATGGAATGAGAGAGTTCTTTTGTTTTGCCATCCCTTCTGCTGTAATGATATG CCTTGAGTGGTGGTCATTTGAGCTGCTTATCTTGCTGTCCGGGCTTTTACCAAACCCAGCTCTTGAAACTTCAGTTCTGTCTGTATG TCTCCAGACCATTGCGACACTCTATTCAATACCATACGGGTTTGGTGCTGCAGCAAG CACTAGAGTTTCAAATGAACTAGGTGCTGGCAACCCAAAAGGTGCTCGTATGGCTACGTGTGCTGCGATGTTTCTTGCACTCATAGAGACAACTATAATAACCACAACCCTCTTTGCCTGCCGCAATCTGTTTGGCTACAGTTTTAGTAATGAGAGAGATGTCGTCGATTACGTCACAACCATGGCTCCTCTAGTTTGTCTCTCTGTTATACTAGACAGTTTTCAAGGGGTCCTTTCAG GTATTGCTAGAGGATGTGGGTGGCAGCATATAGGGGCTTACGTAAACCTTGGAGCATTTTATTTATGTGGGATTCCTGTTGCTGCTACATTAGCTTTCTGGGTTCAACTAAGAGGAAGGGGTCTTTGGATTGGAATACAAGTTGGAGCTTTTGTGCAAACCACTCTGCTTGCTGTTGTAACAACTTGTACAAACTGGGAAAAGCAG GCAAGTAAGGCAAGGGAGAGGATATTTGAGGCAAGCTATGTAGAAGCTAATGGATTGTTGCACTAA
- the LOC133711151 gene encoding uncharacterized protein LOC133711151 gives MDASLAVKCTHSGQSFMFCINQYMSYAHLFEYICERFKFSATDDIELHYSLPGCAIFFLRNDDDFKTLFSGAKIYKLDCVDIMVLKNSVSCSKKTSVSFEDSCSGIVDEDDYLTEAFRTEVQKSYLSNEWASYIQCVGQKFRGGSPEFRDRLRKYAIEVGFSFVFIRNDWDRLHAVCSNWGTEGCEWNVRGYVLPANGCFIIGELDNVHSCKGVLRKQKHELLGSKIVKSCIEEHISYNLSLKPREIISKFKLAYGFDISYKVAWKAKQKAREMIYGSEADSFNMLTWYREAVFETNPSSSFVLEVDSSSNRFQRLFLAYAGCVRGFEFCLPILYVDGTFGKSVYKGQILCATGKNGNHGFFPLAMCVCDSETDANWSFFFQHLKNLLEPQGRKITFISDRGVGLLSAFDKIFPGNPHLFCYKHLVHNLMTKYNGKGSSVLKDDVKKKFFELAYSCTEKEYRFHLRELREAGGADIIDPFLADLPVQNWCRAFFPGCRYGIMANSIAESFNAWFAVEREMPVYTMLDQTRIRVMQMMGERRDEAQLWTSQLTPVMEGRLKEGMEKACRFNVHYSHTNVYEVRSKYSYVVDLGTPSCSCKKWEINCFPCCNSSCLIGCLCFYG, from the exons ATGGATGCTTCCTTGGCTGTTAAGTGCACTCATTCTGGACAAAGTTTCATGTTTTGTATTAATCAATATATGAGCTATGCTCATTTGtttgaatacatttgtgaacggttcaagttttcTGCAACTGATGATATTGAGCTTCATTATTCGCTTCCTGGATGcgctattttttttcttcgcaATGATGATGATTTCAAGACGCTGTTTAGCGGTGCCAAGATTTACAAGTTGGATTGTGTTGATATTATGGTGTTGAAGAATAGTGTAAGTTGCAGCAAAAAAACTTCTGTTTCATTTGAAGATAGCTGCTCTGGTATtgtggatgaagatgattacCTCACTGAGGCATTTAGGACTGAAGTTCAAAAGTCTTACTTGTCAAATGAGTGGGCTAGTTACATTCAATGTGTAGGGCAGAAATTTCGTGGCGGTTCCCCTGAGTTTCGAGACAGGCTCAGAAAGTATGCTATTGAAGTTGGGTTCAGCTTTGTATTTATTAGAAATGACTGGGACAGACTTCATGCAGTTTGTTCCAATTGGGGAACCGAAGGATGTGAGTGGAATGTCCGTGGTTATGTATTGCCTGCAAATGGTTGCTTTATTATTGGTGAGTTGGACAATGTCCATTCTTGCAAAGGTGTTCTTCGAAAGCAAAAACATGAGCTTTTGGGATCAAAAATTGTCAAGTCATGTATTGAAGAGCACATTAGCTATAACTTGTCATTGAAGCCAAGGGAAATTATCAGCAAGTTCAAGTTAGCTTATGGGTTTGATATATCATACAAGGTTGCTTGGAAAGCAAAGCAGAAGGCTAGGGAAATGATTTATGGCTCTGAGGCTGATTCGTTTAACATGTTAACATGGTATAGGGAAGCTGTATTTGAGACGAACCCCagttcttcttttgttttggaaGTTGATTCATCGAGTAATCGGTTCCAGAGGCTTTTCCTAGCTTATGCAGGCTGTGTTCGTGGCTTTGAATTCTGTCTTCCCATCTTGTATGTCGATGGGACTTTTGGGAAGAGTGTCTACAAGGGGCAGATACTTTGTGCAACCGGAAAGAATGGAAATCATG GTTTCTTTCCTCTTGCAATGTGTGTCTGTGATTCTGAGACTGATGCTAATTGGTCCTTTTTCTTCCAACACTTGAAGAACTTGCTGGAACCTCAAGGTAGAAAGATCACTTTTATTAGTGATCGCGGTGTTGGACTGTTGAGTGCTTTCGACAAGATATTTCCTGGTAATCCTCATCTTTTCTGTTACAAGCACTTGGTGCATAACCTCATGACTAAATACAACGGTAAAGGCTCTTCTGTTTTGAAAGATGATGTTAAAAAGAAGTTTTTTGAGTTGGCATATTCATGCACTGAAAAGGAATATCGTTTTCATTTAAGAGAGTTGAGAGAAGCTGGTGGTGCTGATATTATAGATCCGTTTCTTGCTGATCTGCCTGTTCAAAACTGGTGCCGTGCATTTTTCCCTGGATGCCGTTATGGAATTATGGCTAATAGTATAGCTGAATCTTTTAATGCTTGGTTTGCTGTTGAGCGGGAGATGCCAGTGTACACTATGCTTGATCAGACTCGGATTAGGGTGATGCAGATGATGGGTGAGAGGAGAGATGAGGCACAGCTTTGGACCTCACAACTTACTCCTGTTATGGAGGGTCGTTTGAAAGAAGGTATGGAGAAAGCTTGCCGTTTCAATGTGCATTACTCCCATACAAATGTTTATGAGGTTAGATCAAAGTATTCTTATGTTGTGGACCTTGGAACTCCTTCGTGCTCATGTAAAAAATGGGAGATTAACTGCTTCCCTTGCTGCAATTCAAGCTGCCTCATTGGATGTTTATGCTTTTATGGATAA